A genome region from Ignavibacteriales bacterium includes the following:
- a CDS encoding tetratricopeptide repeat protein: MKTILRCTMLSILAALLLSGCSLTREPVRYRDEYFRPVTSIPQRGNMVLPSNDVEQLRSQLQLANRTVRTLLDSLKSMQQYTGLLLVSTRSLVDKVNELESKESMAVYKQRELERSVVTLQTENKDFAKQLNELRQKLFAGNVKAEPQIFSPAGINSSFRDEYSEGVSLFLKKKYEDAMATFGSLIDKGIEESLADNCEYWIGECQYAKHDFLTAITHFQKVITIDSSNKKSDAYFMLGKSYEQVGDLAKARWAYEELSLLYPNNSHARFVKSRLNAIQHALPLPVKRNSKKTSA; encoded by the coding sequence ATGAAAACCATTCTCCGATGTACCATGCTTTCTATACTAGCAGCATTGCTGCTTTCCGGATGTTCGCTGACACGTGAACCCGTGCGATATCGTGATGAGTACTTCCGACCTGTAACATCAATACCACAGCGAGGCAATATGGTGCTTCCGTCAAATGATGTTGAGCAGTTAAGAAGTCAATTACAATTAGCAAATCGCACAGTGCGCACGTTACTGGATTCACTGAAATCCATGCAGCAATATACCGGATTATTGTTAGTGTCCACGCGTTCCCTGGTTGATAAAGTAAACGAGCTTGAATCGAAGGAATCCATGGCTGTGTATAAACAAAGAGAACTTGAACGAAGCGTCGTTACTCTCCAGACTGAAAATAAAGATTTCGCAAAACAGTTGAATGAATTGCGCCAGAAGCTCTTTGCCGGCAATGTGAAGGCAGAACCGCAGATATTTTCGCCAGCAGGTATAAATTCATCGTTTCGTGATGAGTATTCTGAAGGAGTGTCACTTTTCCTGAAGAAGAAGTACGAAGATGCTATGGCGACATTTGGCAGTCTGATCGATAAAGGGATTGAAGAATCTCTTGCGGATAACTGTGAATACTGGATAGGCGAATGCCAGTATGCCAAACATGATTTCCTTACTGCCATTACACATTTCCAAAAAGTTATTACTATCGATTCATCGAATAAAAAGTCCGATGCATATTTTATGCTTGGCAAATCTTATGAGCAAGTCGGTGATTTAGCCAAAGCTCGCTGGGCGTACGAAGAACTGAGCCTGCTCTATCCGAACAATAGTCATGCACGATTTGTGAAATCACGATTGAATGCTATCCAGCATGCACTTCCATTGCCCGTTAAAAGGAATTCCAAAAAGACATCCGCATAA
- a CDS encoding FadR/GntR family transcriptional regulator, with amino-acid sequence MFEPVGKRKLLSKMVESQIEEAIRSKTVLPGEKLASEQELCEQFKVSRTAIREALRMLAARGLVVIMKGKGIYVQNISAETVTDPIYLYLQMQSESNYILDVIHARQIIEPPVAALAALYHTEEDAERLKKDLNDLKTADGDYKELSRLDMLFHLDIAKASENLLIPLLLEPIHRLAPLIKSSVYATIIDAKKIAVEWHEKILTAILNRDAENARLAMVRHLEIAEQHDKQILTKQGKENSIRKAD; translated from the coding sequence ATGTTCGAACCCGTTGGAAAAAGAAAGCTTTTGAGCAAGATGGTGGAATCACAGATTGAAGAAGCCATCCGCTCAAAGACGGTATTACCTGGAGAGAAACTTGCCTCTGAACAAGAACTCTGTGAACAATTCAAAGTAAGCCGTACAGCAATACGAGAAGCTCTTCGCATGCTTGCTGCTCGTGGATTAGTTGTTATCATGAAAGGGAAAGGGATTTATGTCCAAAATATATCTGCTGAGACAGTTACGGATCCCATCTACCTTTATCTTCAAATGCAAAGTGAGAGCAATTATATTCTTGACGTAATTCATGCGCGACAAATTATTGAACCGCCTGTTGCAGCATTGGCAGCGCTCTATCACACTGAAGAAGATGCAGAAAGATTGAAGAAAGACCTCAATGATTTGAAGACAGCAGATGGAGATTATAAAGAGCTCTCTCGACTTGATATGCTGTTCCATTTAGATATTGCAAAAGCTTCTGAAAATCTCTTGATTCCATTACTGTTAGAACCGATACACAGACTTGCCCCCCTGATTAAATCTTCGGTGTATGCTACAATCATAGATGCAAAAAAGATTGCTGTGGAATGGCATGAAAAAATTCTTACCGCTATCCTCAATCGAGATGCAGAAAATGCACGTCTCGCGATGGTACGGCATCTTGAAATTGCCGAGCAACATGATAAACAGATTCTCACCAAACAAGGAAAAGAAAATTCAATTCGAAAGGCTGATTAG